In the Chitinophagaceae bacterium genome, one interval contains:
- a CDS encoding tyrosine-type recombinase/integrase yields MLKELAQKAGITKNISPHTLRHSLATHLVEGGADLRAVQEMLGHESITTTEIYTHLDREYLRETLHQFHPAFK; encoded by the coding sequence ATGCTGAAAGAGCTGGCACAGAAAGCTGGCATTACCAAGAATATCTCCCCGCATACCCTGCGCCATTCCCTTGCCACACACCTGGTGGAAGGCGGGGCCGACCTGCGGGCCGTTCAGGAAATGCTGGGGCACGAAAGCATCACCACCACCGAGATCTATACACACCTCGACCGGGAATACCTGCGGGAAACCCTGCACCAGTTTCACCCGGCTTTTAAATAG